One genomic window of Acidobacteriota bacterium includes the following:
- a CDS encoding patatin-like phospholipase family protein, whose protein sequence is MPNDKTPANGKTNGKPKRRPISLALQGGGAHGAYTWGVLDRLSREETLDLSAISATSAGAVNAVAYAAGLGENGPEGARASLEQVWRRVSDSSSAFGGFGAAGFAMASALTSLASPYDLNPFNYNPLRTLVEDLIDFDAVHASGLKLFLSATSVESGKVRVFAKDEITAEAVLASSCLPQTFQAVEVDGKPYWDGGFMGNPSLFPLIYSGAPQDVLLVLLNPLERPGTPRRAAEILERVNEISFNASLIGELRAIAFVQRLIDEGMLKEPMIRKYRRLNIHAIRGGQDLLGYNLSTKYDTRWRFLVELRDKGIAAADAWLKDCAKDVGTKKSSFDIRKEFLES, encoded by the coding sequence ATGCCGAATGACAAGACCCCCGCCAACGGCAAGACCAACGGCAAGCCGAAGCGCCGCCCGATCAGTCTGGCCTTGCAAGGCGGCGGCGCCCACGGCGCTTATACCTGGGGCGTGCTCGACCGGTTGAGCCGCGAGGAAACGCTCGACCTCTCGGCCATTTCCGCCACGTCTGCCGGCGCGGTCAACGCCGTCGCCTATGCCGCCGGGCTCGGCGAAAACGGGCCGGAAGGGGCGCGCGCCTCGCTCGAACAGGTCTGGCGGCGGGTGTCGGATTCCAGTTCCGCCTTCGGCGGCTTCGGCGCGGCCGGCTTTGCGATGGCCTCCGCCCTCACGTCGCTCGCCAGCCCGTATGACCTGAACCCTTTCAACTACAATCCTCTGCGCACCCTGGTCGAAGACCTCATCGACTTTGACGCCGTGCATGCCTCCGGCCTGAAGCTCTTCCTCTCCGCCACCAGCGTCGAATCGGGAAAGGTGCGCGTCTTCGCCAAGGACGAGATCACCGCCGAAGCCGTGCTCGCCTCGTCCTGCCTGCCGCAGACCTTCCAGGCCGTGGAAGTCGACGGCAAGCCCTATTGGGACGGCGGCTTCATGGGCAATCCCAGCCTCTTCCCGCTGATCTATTCCGGCGCGCCGCAGGACGTGCTGCTGGTACTGCTGAACCCGCTGGAACGCCCCGGCACGCCGCGCCGCGCGGCGGAGATTCTCGAGCGCGTCAACGAGATCAGCTTCAATGCCTCGCTGATCGGCGAGCTGCGCGCCATTGCCTTCGTCCAGCGCCTAATCGACGAGGGCATGCTGAAGGAACCGATGATCCGGAAATACCGCAGGCTGAACATCCACGCGATCCGCGGCGGGCAGGACCTGCTCGGCTACAACCTCTCCACCAAGTACGACACCCGCTGGCGCTTCCTCGTCGAGCTGCGCGACAAGGGTATCGCCGCCGCCGATGCCTGGCTGAAGGATTGCGCCAAGGATGTCGGCACAAAGAAATCCAGCTTCGACATTCGCAAGGAATTCCTCGAAAGTTAG
- a CDS encoding cation:proton antiporter, which translates to MEQVIEHAAEAASHGPSHTLIKDLLVFLIAAGILVPAMRFIRIPTVIAFMVAGLALGPFALGRLAQETPVLEYFSISSPEAALPFAELGVLFLLFLLGVEFSFEKLWALRKVVVGAGGLQAGLSALVIAGVGLGFGLDLPVAMIIGLALALSSTAIVMQVLVESKRAAQPVGRATLGVLLFQDMLVAPILIFVGFAAMKTEANMGGVLLDALVRGLIAVAVIYALGRFALGRVFHLAAMSGGRDFLMALTLLTVVGAAAITYSAGLSLALGAFLAGLLVGETEFKHQTEVDLEPFKGLLLGLFFMTVGMSLNLTAIALHIGWIFAAVTALVVFKVAIAYLACRLFAGAHALSLEAALLLAPAGEFAFVVLTAAQAGQALPTDVAIFASAVAGLSMLLTPLLGQLGLRLARRQKTGPGSLPPQMDFSELTGHVILAGYGRVGQSVARLLAEEDAALLALDREPDKIKLARAAGLHAYVADAARAEFLRAAGIEEAAMLIVTVDDAARAEQMVRAALELRPDLLVLARAHDGDHMVRLVAAGADHVVPEAIESGLQMARIALEVFGYDTETVRDRIAVARDEEYRRA; encoded by the coding sequence ATGGAACAGGTGATCGAACACGCCGCTGAAGCTGCCAGCCATGGTCCCAGCCATACGCTGATCAAGGACCTGCTCGTCTTCCTGATTGCCGCAGGCATCCTTGTGCCCGCGATGCGCTTCATCCGCATCCCCACCGTCATCGCCTTCATGGTCGCCGGCCTCGCGCTAGGTCCCTTCGCGCTGGGCCGCCTCGCGCAGGAAACGCCGGTCCTCGAATACTTCTCGATCTCCTCGCCCGAAGCGGCGCTGCCGTTCGCCGAGCTCGGCGTGCTGTTCCTCCTGTTCCTGCTTGGCGTCGAATTCTCGTTCGAGAAGCTCTGGGCCCTGCGCAAGGTGGTGGTCGGCGCGGGCGGCCTTCAGGCCGGCCTCAGCGCGCTAGTCATCGCCGGCGTCGGGCTTGGATTCGGGCTCGACCTGCCGGTGGCCATGATCATCGGGCTCGCGCTGGCGCTCTCGTCCACGGCCATCGTCATGCAGGTGCTCGTGGAGTCGAAGCGCGCCGCCCAGCCGGTCGGGCGCGCCACGCTCGGCGTGCTGCTGTTCCAGGACATGCTCGTCGCGCCGATCCTCATCTTCGTCGGCTTCGCGGCGATGAAGACCGAGGCGAACATGGGCGGCGTGCTGCTCGACGCGCTGGTGCGCGGGCTGATCGCGGTCGCCGTGATCTATGCGCTCGGCCGCTTCGCCCTTGGCCGCGTGTTCCACCTGGCCGCCATGAGCGGCGGGCGCGACTTCCTGATGGCGCTGACCTTGCTCACGGTCGTCGGCGCCGCCGCCATCACCTACAGCGCCGGCCTGTCGCTCGCCCTCGGCGCGTTCCTCGCCGGCCTCCTCGTCGGCGAGACCGAGTTCAAGCACCAGACCGAAGTCGACCTTGAGCCCTTCAAGGGCCTGCTGCTCGGCCTGTTCTTCATGACGGTCGGCATGAGCCTGAACCTCACCGCCATTGCCCTGCACATCGGCTGGATCTTTGCCGCTGTGACGGCGCTGGTCGTCTTCAAGGTCGCGATCGCCTATCTCGCCTGCCGCCTGTTTGCCGGCGCGCATGCCTTGTCGCTGGAAGCGGCGCTGCTACTCGCGCCGGCCGGTGAGTTCGCCTTTGTCGTGCTGACCGCTGCGCAGGCCGGCCAGGCCCTTCCAACGGACGTCGCCATTTTCGCCTCGGCAGTGGCGGGCCTCTCGATGCTGCTCACGCCGCTCCTCGGCCAGCTCGGCCTGCGCCTTGCGCGGCGCCAGAAGACCGGGCCGGGCAGCCTGCCGCCGCAGATGGATTTCAGCGAACTGACCGGCCACGTCATCCTTGCGGGCTATGGCCGCGTTGGCCAATCGGTCGCGCGCTTGCTCGCCGAGGAAGACGCGGCGCTTCTGGCACTCGACCGCGAGCCCGACAAGATCAAGCTCGCCCGCGCCGCCGGCCTGCATGCCTATGTCGCTGACGCTGCCCGCGCCGAATTCCTGCGCGCCGCCGGCATCGAGGAGGCGGCCATGCTGATCGTCACGGTCGACGATGCCGCGCGGGCCGAACAGATGGTGCGCGCCGCTCTGGAGCTGCGCCCCGACCTGCTAGTGCTGGCCCGCGCCCATGACGGCGACCACATGGTCCGCCTCGTCGCCGCCGGCGCCGACCATGTCGTGCCCGAGGCGATCGAATCCGGCCTGCAGATGGCGCGCATCGCGCTGGAAGTGTTCGGCTACGATACGGAAACCGTCCGTGACCGGATCGCTGTGGCACGCGACGAGGAATACCGGCGCGCCTGA
- a CDS encoding VOC family protein — translation MIDHTGIGVSDMAASSRFYDAVFAALGIKRVMQLPPDTGADGVAYGFTYPEFWIDRFHPPAQRYHTAFAARSRAVVDAFHVAALANGGMCNGPPGLREGGYPPGYYAAFVLDPDGNNIEAVCRET, via the coding sequence CTGATCGACCATACCGGGATAGGCGTGTCCGACATGGCCGCTTCATCCCGGTTCTATGATGCGGTCTTCGCGGCCCTCGGAATCAAACGCGTGATGCAGCTGCCCCCGGACACCGGCGCCGACGGCGTGGCTTACGGGTTTACTTATCCGGAGTTCTGGATCGACCGGTTTCATCCACCGGCGCAGCGCTATCACACGGCGTTCGCGGCGCGCAGCCGGGCAGTCGTAGACGCCTTCCACGTGGCGGCCCTCGCGAATGGCGGCATGTGCAATGGACCGCCCGGCCTTCGGGAAGGCGGATATCCGCCTGGCTACTATGCCGCCTTCGTGCTCGATCCTGACGGCAACAATATCGAAGCCGTCTGCCGCGAGACCTGA
- the rsmD gene encoding 16S rRNA (guanine(966)-N(2))-methyltransferase RsmD — protein MRIIAGQHKGRALIAPKGMGTRPTSDRTRESLFNVIAHADWAPPLEGARVIDLFAGSGALGLEAISRGAAFCLFVETDHGARGAIRDNIEALGLFGNTRLHRRSATDLGEKPAGVGSPFTLAFLDPPYHKDLVQPALDCLVRGNWLAEDAVAVVETGSDEALMLPGWQQLDSRDYGAARVSFLKQAIR, from the coding sequence ATGCGCATCATCGCCGGACAGCACAAGGGCCGCGCCCTGATCGCCCCCAAGGGCATGGGCACGCGGCCGACCAGTGACCGGACGCGCGAGAGCCTGTTCAACGTGATCGCCCATGCCGACTGGGCGCCGCCGCTGGAGGGCGCGCGGGTGATCGACCTGTTTGCGGGCTCCGGCGCGCTCGGCCTTGAGGCGATCAGCCGAGGCGCGGCCTTCTGCCTGTTCGTCGAGACCGATCACGGCGCGCGCGGCGCGATCCGCGACAATATCGAAGCGCTCGGCCTGTTCGGGAACACGCGGTTGCACCGGCGCTCGGCGACTGACCTTGGCGAGAAGCCGGCCGGCGTGGGCAGCCCGTTCACGCTGGCCTTCCTTGATCCGCCCTATCACAAGGACCTTGTGCAGCCTGCGCTCGATTGCCTCGTGCGCGGCAACTGGCTGGCGGAGGACGCTGTGGCGGTGGTCGAGACAGGTTCGGACGAGGCGCTGATGCTGCCCGGCTGGCAGCAGCTGGACAGCCGCGACTATGGCGCGGCGCGGGTGAGTTTCCTCAAGCAGGCTATCCGATAA
- a CDS encoding DUF2975 domain-containing protein translates to MPDQSTADRSASDLRDTSWLSVAAIVVIVGMLLSVVAEIAGRVGSVVVTHENWKDVLNAFLLALLVNLPTFIIIGVLGDFAGLFGRTGEGEVFTARNLKTLRSAGSGLIWAAAASAIIVPTLLSWTTGDGRGFIWHVNDLALGTGAMGLAILGLSHAFAEGIRLKTDSDQII, encoded by the coding sequence ATGCCGGACCAATCCACAGCCGACCGTTCCGCCAGCGACCTGCGCGACACGTCCTGGCTGTCCGTCGCCGCCATTGTTGTGATCGTCGGCATGCTCTTGTCGGTCGTTGCCGAGATTGCGGGCCGTGTCGGTTCGGTCGTGGTGACGCACGAGAACTGGAAAGACGTGCTCAACGCCTTCCTCCTCGCGCTGCTCGTCAACCTGCCCACCTTCATCATCATCGGCGTGCTGGGTGATTTCGCCGGACTGTTCGGCCGCACCGGCGAGGGCGAAGTGTTCACCGCGCGCAACCTGAAAACGCTTCGCAGCGCCGGCAGCGGTCTCATCTGGGCCGCCGCTGCGAGCGCGATCATCGTGCCGACCCTGCTCAGCTGGACGACCGGCGACGGGCGCGGCTTCATCTGGCATGTCAACGATCTCGCCCTCGGCACGGGCGCCATGGGTCTCGCCATCCTCGGTCTCAGCCACGCGTTCGCCGAAGGCATCCGCCTCAAGACCGACAGCGACCAGATCATCTGA
- a CDS encoding LysR family transcriptional regulator, producing MNLRSLDLNLLPVLEAIYTERSLTRASESLHLTQPAVSNALSRLRLHFEDPLFVREGRGVKPTAMAEALMPAVRDALDRLRAGLEPRSDFHAERSTRVFNISGRDAGAYMFAPPLSRRLETEAPGVRISWSQIDRGAISTDLASGRLDLAIDVPDLRGASMERQTLIATPYACMVSPDHPYAKRKMKVEDFLSLRHIAVSSRREGRSLVEEMARAAGFRITPVLRLPHHLPAIETVRQTHLALVAPRPMAEASGLVVLELPGEVPKLDSVLYWSRENSMDPALTWLRGVLVEIAAEL from the coding sequence ATGAACCTGCGCAGTCTCGACCTCAACCTCCTGCCCGTGCTGGAAGCCATCTATACCGAGCGCAGCCTGACCCGCGCGAGCGAGTCCCTGCACCTGACCCAGCCGGCCGTCAGCAACGCCCTGTCGCGGCTGCGGCTGCACTTTGAAGACCCGCTGTTCGTGCGCGAGGGACGCGGCGTGAAGCCGACCGCGATGGCCGAAGCGCTGATGCCGGCGGTGCGCGATGCGCTTGACCGGCTGCGGGCGGGGCTGGAGCCGCGCTCCGATTTCCATGCCGAACGCTCGACGCGGGTGTTCAACATTTCCGGCCGCGATGCCGGCGCCTACATGTTCGCGCCGCCGCTTTCCCGGCGGCTGGAAACCGAGGCGCCGGGGGTGCGCATCTCGTGGAGCCAGATCGACCGGGGGGCGATTTCGACCGACCTCGCCTCCGGACGGCTGGATCTCGCCATCGACGTGCCGGACCTGCGCGGCGCCAGCATGGAACGCCAGACGCTGATCGCGACGCCGTATGCCTGCATGGTCTCGCCGGACCATCCGTATGCGAAGCGAAAGATGAAGGTGGAGGACTTCCTTTCGCTGCGCCACATCGCAGTGTCGAGCCGGCGCGAGGGGCGCAGCCTCGTCGAGGAAATGGCGCGCGCAGCCGGCTTCCGGATCACGCCGGTGCTGCGCCTGCCGCACCACCTGCCCGCCATCGAGACCGTGCGGCAGACGCACCTTGCGCTGGTGGCGCCGCGGCCGATGGCGGAAGCTTCTGGCCTCGTGGTGCTGGAACTGCCGGGCGAAGTGCCGAAGCTGGACAGCGTGCTCTACTGGAGCCGCGAAAACTCTATGGACCCGGCGCTGACCTGGCTGCGCGGGGTACTGGTGGAAATTGCGGCCGAGCTTTGA
- a CDS encoding helix-turn-helix transcriptional regulator, which translates to MQREIIVTLDVMLARRKMKAKDLAAAIGITEANLSLMKSGKVKGVRFETLAKLCEVLDCKPGDLLDFGAPASAAVSAPGDAAI; encoded by the coding sequence ATGCAGCGCGAAATCATCGTCACGCTCGATGTGATGCTCGCCCGCCGCAAGATGAAGGCGAAAGACCTCGCCGCCGCCATCGGCATCACCGAGGCGAACCTGTCGCTGATGAAATCCGGCAAGGTGAAGGGCGTGCGTTTCGAGACGCTGGCCAAGCTCTGCGAGGTGCTGGACTGCAAGCCCGGCGACCTGCTCGATTTCGGCGCGCCTGCCAGCGCCGCCGTGTCCGCACCCGGCGACGCCGCGATCTGA
- a CDS encoding nucleoside deaminase yields the protein MSRALELARLAAWGGEVPVGAVIVDPATGEILGEGANAPVMGHDPTAHAEIIAIRSAAAKLGNYRLTGLHLYVTLEPCAMCAGAISFARIGKLIYAAADPKGGAVVNGPRFFQQPTCHWRPEVEQDDANDVEAGDLLRGFFRERRR from the coding sequence ATGTCCCGCGCGCTTGAGCTTGCCCGCCTCGCGGCCTGGGGCGGCGAAGTGCCGGTGGGCGCCGTGATCGTTGATCCCGCCACCGGCGAAATCCTCGGTGAAGGCGCCAATGCGCCCGTCATGGGCCACGACCCGACGGCGCATGCCGAGATCATCGCCATCCGTTCGGCGGCGGCGAAGCTCGGCAACTACCGCCTTACCGGCCTGCACCTCTATGTCACCCTGGAGCCCTGCGCGATGTGCGCCGGCGCGATCAGTTTCGCGCGCATCGGCAAGCTCATCTATGCCGCCGCCGATCCGAAGGGCGGCGCGGTCGTTAACGGCCCCCGTTTCTTCCAGCAGCCAACCTGCCATTGGCGCCCGGAAGTCGAGCAGGACGATGCGAATGATGTCGAGGCAGGGGATTTACTGCGCGGGTTCTTCCGGGAACGGAGGAGATAG
- a CDS encoding SDR family oxidoreductase — translation MTYKPFDLSGKVVVVTGGNKGIGLGMVEALAASNADVVIWGRKTADNDAAVKSASKLGTGKVKAWAVDVADEAQVVKAMKEAEEEFKRIDACIANAGVGRGAAAFEQMTLETWRYNQSINSEGAFLTLREAAKSMVARAKAGDPGGSLVGTASLAGIEGAGRNQAYAHTKGGLIAMMNACAVEYGRYGIRANSVLPGWIATDMTEGAQGNDVFATKVITRVPIRRWGEPADFGGIAVYLASDASKYHSGDTLVIDGGYAKF, via the coding sequence ATGACCTACAAACCCTTTGATCTCAGCGGCAAAGTTGTCGTCGTCACCGGCGGCAACAAGGGCATTGGCCTCGGCATGGTTGAGGCGCTGGCGGCGTCCAACGCGGATGTCGTCATCTGGGGCCGCAAGACGGCCGACAATGACGCAGCCGTCAAATCGGCGTCGAAGCTGGGTACCGGCAAGGTCAAGGCCTGGGCCGTCGACGTGGCGGACGAGGCGCAGGTTGTGAAGGCGATGAAAGAGGCCGAGGAAGAGTTCAAGCGCATCGACGCCTGCATCGCGAATGCCGGTGTCGGCCGCGGCGCCGCCGCGTTCGAGCAGATGACGCTGGAGACTTGGCGCTATAACCAGTCGATCAACTCCGAAGGCGCCTTCCTGACGTTGCGCGAGGCGGCCAAGTCGATGGTGGCGCGCGCCAAGGCGGGTGATCCGGGCGGCAGCCTGGTCGGCACCGCTTCGCTCGCGGGTATCGAAGGCGCCGGCCGCAACCAGGCCTATGCCCACACCAAGGGCGGCCTGATCGCGATGATGAACGCATGCGCCGTCGAATACGGCCGCTACGGAATCCGGGCGAACTCGGTGCTGCCGGGCTGGATTGCCACGGACATGACCGAAGGCGCGCAAGGCAACGACGTGTTTGCTACCAAGGTGATCACGCGCGTGCCTATTCGCCGTTGGGGTGAACCGGCAGACTTCGGCGGCATCGCGGTCTACCTCGCGTCAGACGCCTCTAAGTATCATTCGGGTGATACGCTGGTCATCGACGGCGGCTACGCGAAGTTCTGA
- a CDS encoding enoyl-CoA hydratase/isomerase family protein — MAKVTADTKGAVRLIRYANPPRHYMTAEGSGLMTSAISEAVADPAMRVIVLTGTEDVFVRHYDVSEIVAVGEAVRAGQLKPEDFERGGFADMIRAVFESPKPVIAAINGVCMGGGFELALACDLRIAAASVPLIGLPETRIGIFPGGGGTQRLPRMIGEARALEFILRGQTVDAAGAKELGLVNAVAPDAVAAALELAAELAARGAEGLAHAKRLVRGALTWGLEAGTREEQHGFHAVLKADSAMAAMKDFLATGEDITR, encoded by the coding sequence ATGGCCAAAGTCACAGCTGATACGAAGGGCGCCGTGCGCCTCATCCGGTATGCCAACCCGCCCCGGCATTACATGACGGCCGAAGGCAGCGGCCTAATGACGTCGGCCATCTCCGAAGCCGTGGCGGACCCGGCTATGCGCGTCATCGTCCTGACGGGTACGGAGGATGTGTTCGTGCGCCACTATGACGTGTCCGAGATCGTCGCGGTCGGGGAGGCCGTCCGGGCAGGTCAGCTGAAGCCCGAGGACTTCGAGCGCGGCGGCTTTGCCGACATGATCCGCGCGGTCTTTGAATCGCCGAAGCCCGTCATAGCCGCTATTAATGGTGTTTGCATGGGCGGCGGATTCGAACTCGCGCTCGCGTGCGACCTGCGCATCGCCGCCGCCAGCGTGCCCCTCATCGGCCTGCCGGAAACGCGCATTGGCATTTTCCCCGGCGGAGGCGGCACGCAGCGCCTGCCGCGCATGATCGGCGAAGCGCGGGCGCTCGAGTTCATTCTCCGGGGCCAGACGGTCGACGCGGCCGGCGCGAAGGAGCTTGGTCTCGTCAACGCCGTCGCGCCGGACGCCGTCGCCGCTGCGCTCGAACTCGCCGCCGAACTCGCCGCCCGCGGCGCCGAAGGCCTCGCCCATGCCAAGCGCCTCGTGCGCGGCGCCCTCACCTGGGGGCTGGAAGCCGGCACCCGCGAGGAGCAGCACGGCTTTCACGCCGTCCTGAAGGCAGACAGCGCAATGGCCGCCATGAAGGACTTCCTCGCAACCGGGGAAGACATTACACGGTGA
- a CDS encoding crotonase/enoyl-CoA hydratase family protein yields the protein MTATVKIENDVALITMDDGKANAISPAMLASLNAALDTAEKEAKAVVLMGRPDRFSAGFDLKVIMGSAPEDVRALVNGGGALALRLFTLPMPVIAACTGHGIAMGCFILLGCDKRIGVPGPYRIGANETQIGMTLPVFALELCKARLNPQYMSESVINGTLFDPEEAVKAGYLDKVVPADQLLAEAMAEATRLAALPAAAFAGNKRLLRKPVADIIAPTVKA from the coding sequence ATGACCGCCACCGTCAAAATCGAAAACGACGTCGCCCTCATCACGATGGATGACGGCAAGGCCAACGCCATCAGCCCCGCCATGCTCGCCTCGCTGAACGCCGCGCTCGACACGGCAGAGAAGGAGGCGAAAGCCGTCGTGCTGATGGGCCGGCCAGACCGGTTCTCTGCGGGGTTCGACCTCAAGGTCATCATGGGCTCCGCGCCGGAAGACGTGCGCGCCCTCGTCAATGGCGGCGGCGCGCTGGCGCTGCGACTGTTCACCCTGCCCATGCCGGTCATCGCGGCCTGCACAGGCCACGGCATCGCCATGGGCTGTTTCATCCTGCTCGGCTGCGACAAGCGCATCGGCGTGCCGGGCCCCTACAGGATCGGCGCCAACGAAACCCAGATCGGCATGACCCTCCCGGTCTTCGCGCTGGAGCTCTGCAAGGCTCGTCTCAACCCGCAATACATGTCGGAGTCTGTCATCAACGGCACGCTGTTCGATCCCGAGGAGGCAGTGAAAGCCGGCTATCTCGACAAGGTCGTCCCGGCTGACCAGCTCCTCGCCGAAGCAATGGCCGAGGCCACGCGCCTCGCCGCGCTCCCCGCCGCCGCCTTCGCGGGCAACAAGCGCCTCCTGCGAAAGCCGGTCGCCGACATCATCGCGCCCACCGTGAAGGCCTGA
- a CDS encoding NUDIX domain-containing protein translates to MTGKPQPAVGTICFKGEDVLLIRRGTKPLAGDWSIPGGRIEFGEPAEAAALRELAEETGVTARLVGLVDVVDAIFRSRTSGEVARHYLLFDYAAVWTAGEAIAGDDAGHAEWISPERLAQLPLWDETRRVIEAARLLVRG, encoded by the coding sequence ATGACCGGCAAGCCGCAACCCGCCGTCGGCACCATCTGCTTCAAGGGTGAGGACGTGCTGCTGATCCGCCGCGGCACGAAACCGCTGGCGGGAGATTGGTCGATCCCTGGCGGGCGGATCGAATTCGGCGAGCCTGCCGAAGCGGCGGCGCTGCGGGAGTTGGCTGAAGAGACTGGCGTGACGGCGCGGCTGGTGGGGCTGGTGGATGTCGTCGACGCGATCTTCAGGTCGCGGACCAGCGGCGAAGTGGCGCGCCACTACCTGCTGTTTGACTACGCTGCGGTATGGACCGCGGGGGAAGCCATAGCAGGCGACGACGCCGGCCACGCCGAGTGGATTTCCCCGGAGCGTCTCGCGCAGTTGCCGCTGTGGGACGAGACACGGCGCGTGATCGAGGCGGCGCGGCTGCTTGTGCGCGGCTGA
- a CDS encoding class I SAM-dependent RNA methyltransferase: protein MPALHDPTASAPRTLTIDHVGSQGDGRAQDAGRWVSVPFTLAGEVVEVSGDGERLKLERVAEASPARAAPSCRHFGKCGGCTLQHMAAAPYAVFKRDLILRVLSARGLEAEVADTWVTPARSRRRAALAARRRGNEVVLGFHARKSHELVALSECPVLRPAIVAALPALRAIAGHVLAGKDEVGLLVTETASGLDLHITGLAKEVKALARAEAMSAALRAGFGRVSIEDTDVLTERRPRLPAGAASLLPPPGSFLQASAEAETEMERIVREHVKFASRVADLFSGCGTFALRLAAEASVLAAEGNAAAIEALRESVRAAHGLKPVTAEVRDLFRNPYGAAELARLDAVVLDPPRAGAAAQVAELAKSMVAKISYVSCDPGTLARDLRTLVDGGYRIVRIHPIDQFLWSAHVEAVALLERAR, encoded by the coding sequence ATGCCTGCCCTGCACGACCCGACTGCCTCGGCCCCGCGCACGTTAACCATCGATCATGTCGGATCGCAGGGCGACGGGCGGGCGCAGGACGCCGGCCGCTGGGTGTCGGTGCCGTTCACGCTGGCCGGGGAAGTCGTGGAGGTGAGCGGCGATGGCGAGCGCCTGAAGCTGGAACGTGTGGCCGAGGCCTCGCCCGCGCGGGCCGCGCCGTCCTGCCGGCATTTCGGAAAGTGCGGCGGGTGCACGTTGCAGCACATGGCGGCGGCGCCCTATGCCGTGTTCAAGCGCGACCTGATCCTCCGTGTACTGAGCGCGCGCGGGCTTGAGGCGGAGGTGGCGGACACATGGGTGACGCCTGCCCGGTCGCGCCGGCGCGCGGCACTGGCGGCGAGACGCCGTGGCAATGAAGTCGTGCTCGGGTTCCATGCCCGCAAGAGCCATGAACTGGTCGCGCTGTCGGAATGCCCGGTACTGCGCCCGGCCATCGTGGCGGCGCTGCCCGCCTTGCGGGCGATTGCTGGCCATGTGCTGGCCGGCAAGGATGAAGTCGGCCTGCTCGTGACCGAGACTGCCTCGGGTCTCGACCTGCACATCACGGGCCTCGCCAAAGAGGTGAAGGCGCTGGCACGCGCCGAAGCGATGAGCGCTGCGCTGCGCGCCGGTTTCGGACGTGTCTCGATCGAGGATACCGACGTGTTGACCGAGCGCCGCCCCCGCCTCCCGGCGGGCGCGGCCAGCTTGCTGCCGCCGCCAGGCAGCTTCCTGCAGGCAAGCGCCGAGGCGGAGACCGAGATGGAGCGCATCGTGCGCGAACACGTCAAGTTTGCCAGCCGCGTCGCCGACCTTTTCTCCGGATGCGGAACATTCGCGCTGCGCCTTGCCGCAGAAGCAAGCGTGCTGGCGGCAGAAGGCAATGCGGCCGCCATCGAGGCGCTGAGGGAATCGGTGCGCGCGGCGCATGGTCTGAAACCGGTGACCGCCGAGGTGCGCGACCTGTTCCGCAACCCCTATGGCGCCGCAGAGCTTGCGCGGCTGGACGCCGTCGTGCTGGACCCTCCGCGTGCGGGTGCGGCGGCGCAGGTGGCGGAACTGGCGAAGAGCATGGTGGCAAAGATCTCTTATGTCTCGTGCGATCCCGGCACGCTGGCGCGCGACTTGCGCACTCTGGTCGACGGCGGCTACCGGATCGTCCGTATACATCCCATCGACCAGTTCCTCTGGTCGGCGCATGTCGAGGCGGTCGCCCTGCTGGAGCGCGCCCGATGA